From one Conyzicola nivalis genomic stretch:
- the pdxT gene encoding pyridoxal 5'-phosphate synthase glutaminase subunit PdxT — protein sequence MSVTTDRPIGVLALQGDFREHLAMFGELGVEAVSVRRPEDLERVAGLVIPGGESTVMDKLSRLFGLAGPLKAAVASGLPVYGTCAGLIMLADTVRDAIDGQQTIGGFDVVVRRNAFGSQLDSFETDLDVPVLGDEPVHAVFIRAPVVETVGEGVTVLSALDDGRIVAVEQGNLLGTSFHPEITGETRFHEYFVEKVRARV from the coding sequence CTGAGCGTGACGACTGACCGGCCGATAGGCGTTCTGGCCCTGCAGGGCGATTTCCGCGAACACCTGGCGATGTTCGGGGAACTCGGGGTCGAGGCCGTCTCCGTGCGCCGCCCCGAAGACCTGGAGCGGGTGGCGGGGCTCGTCATTCCGGGCGGCGAGTCGACCGTGATGGACAAGCTCAGCCGCCTGTTCGGTCTTGCCGGACCGCTCAAGGCGGCCGTGGCATCCGGTCTGCCCGTCTACGGGACCTGCGCGGGACTGATCATGCTTGCCGACACCGTGCGCGACGCGATCGACGGACAGCAGACCATCGGCGGGTTCGACGTCGTGGTGCGGCGCAACGCCTTCGGGTCGCAGCTCGACTCCTTCGAGACCGACCTCGACGTGCCGGTGCTGGGCGACGAGCCCGTGCACGCGGTGTTCATCCGCGCGCCGGTGGTCGAGACCGTCGGCGAGGGCGTGACGGTGTTGTCGGCACTCGACGACGGCCGCATCGTCGCGGTGGAGCAGGGCAACCTGCTCGGCACCTCGTTCCACCCGGAGATCACGGGGGAGACGCGGTTCCACGAGTACTTCGTCGAGAAGGTGCGCGCCCGGGTCTGA
- the pdxS gene encoding pyridoxal 5'-phosphate synthase lyase subunit PdxS produces MSTSETTDQQGTSRVKRGLAEMLKGGVIMDVVNAEQAKIAEDAGAVAVMALERVPADIRSQGGVARMSDPDLIDGIISAVSIPVMAKARIGHFVEAQVLEALKVDYIDESEVLSPADYVNHIDKWKFDVPFVCGATNLGEALRRITEGAAMIRSKGEAGTGDVSEATKHIRTIKGEIAALSAKTHDELYVAAKELQAPYDLVLEIARTGKLPVVLFTAGGVATPADAALMMQLGADGVFVGSGIFKSGDPAKRAAAIVRATTFFDDAAVIADASRGLGEAMVGINVSDLAAPHRLAERGW; encoded by the coding sequence ATGAGCACTAGCGAAACGACAGACCAGCAGGGCACCAGCCGCGTCAAGCGCGGACTCGCCGAAATGCTGAAGGGCGGCGTCATCATGGACGTCGTCAACGCCGAGCAGGCGAAGATCGCCGAAGACGCCGGCGCCGTCGCCGTCATGGCCCTCGAGCGCGTCCCCGCCGACATCCGTTCGCAGGGCGGCGTCGCCCGCATGAGCGACCCCGACCTCATCGACGGCATCATCTCCGCCGTTTCCATCCCCGTGATGGCCAAGGCCCGCATCGGCCACTTCGTCGAGGCCCAGGTGCTCGAGGCGCTCAAGGTCGACTACATCGACGAGTCCGAGGTGCTCAGCCCCGCCGACTACGTCAACCACATCGACAAGTGGAAGTTCGACGTGCCGTTCGTCTGCGGCGCCACCAACCTGGGCGAAGCGCTGCGCCGCATCACCGAGGGTGCCGCCATGATCCGCTCGAAGGGCGAGGCCGGAACCGGCGACGTCTCGGAGGCCACCAAGCACATCCGCACCATCAAGGGCGAGATCGCGGCCCTCTCGGCCAAGACGCACGACGAGCTCTACGTCGCGGCAAAAGAACTGCAGGCGCCCTACGACCTCGTGCTCGAGATCGCCCGCACCGGAAAGCTCCCCGTGGTGCTGTTCACCGCCGGCGGAGTCGCGACCCCGGCCGACGCCGCCCTGATGATGCAGCTCGGCGCCGACGGCGTGTTCGTCGGCTCGGGCATCTTCAAGTCGGGCGACCCGGCCAAGCGTGCCGCCGCCATCGTGCGCGCGACGACGTTCTTCGACGACGCCGCCGTGATCGCCGACGCGTCGCGCGGACTCGGCGAGGCGATGGTCGGCATCAACGTGTCCGACCTCGCGGCCCCGCACCGCCTCGCAGAGCGCGGCTGGTAG